One region of Candidatus Woesearchaeota archaeon genomic DNA includes:
- the guaA gene encoding glutamine-hydrolyzing GMP synthase — translation MIKIIDCGSQLTQNIARRIRELGVYTEIVPYHAPKENILTGDLEGIIISGGQFSVYDKGSPLCQKEILNANIPILGICYGQQSIAHLLEGRVASTEKREYGRTRVRIVKESPLFREIADKEIDVWMSHGDIVEVLPPGIETVALSQNNHIAAMQNCEKGIYAVQFHPEVDHTQHGRKILNNFIDICNAQRTWDPEKEYDRIVAYLEEKVKGKIGVGGISGGVDSSAASVLLSKIAGRDYHPIFVDNGLLRLNEAEEVRRSLEPFELNITYVDAGERFLSKLKGVVDPDEKRKIIGNEFIAVFEEEAGKISGVTYLLQGTLYPDVIESVPIYGSSSKIKRHHNVGGLPEKMGLKVVEPFNRLFKDEVRKIAEDKLKMPKEIVWRQPFPGPGLAVRIIGEITPGKLSIVRRADAIFIEELKKRDLYYKISQAFAVLTDTKSVGVMGDAGTYQANIGLRAVVTKDYMTADIYHFDWNDLQAITNRIINEVKGINNVAYYLGQKPPATIELE, via the coding sequence ATCACGCTCCTAAAGAGAATATATTGACTGGTGATCTGGAAGGCATCATTATTTCAGGCGGGCAGTTCAGCGTTTATGACAAAGGATCTCCTCTTTGCCAAAAAGAAATTCTTAATGCAAATATCCCGATTCTGGGCATATGCTATGGCCAGCAATCAATTGCTCATCTTTTAGAAGGCAGGGTTGCATCAACAGAAAAAAGGGAATACGGCAGGACAAGAGTAAGGATTGTGAAAGAAAGCCCTCTTTTCAGAGAGATAGCTGATAAAGAAATTGATGTGTGGATGAGCCATGGCGATATTGTGGAAGTTCTACCGCCTGGAATTGAGACTGTCGCATTGTCGCAAAACAACCATATTGCAGCAATGCAGAATTGTGAGAAGGGAATTTATGCTGTTCAGTTTCATCCAGAAGTTGACCACACGCAGCATGGAAGAAAGATATTGAATAATTTCATAGACATATGCAATGCGCAAAGAACATGGGACCCTGAAAAAGAATATGACAGAATTGTTGCATATCTGGAAGAGAAGGTAAAAGGGAAAATCGGAGTCGGCGGTATAAGCGGAGGCGTTGATTCCTCAGCAGCATCTGTTTTATTAAGCAAAATTGCTGGAAGGGACTATCATCCAATATTCGTGGATAATGGATTGTTAAGGCTGAATGAAGCTGAGGAAGTAAGAAGAAGCCTTGAGCCATTTGAGTTAAATATAACGTATGTTGATGCCGGCGAGAGATTTCTTTCAAAATTAAAAGGCGTTGTTGACCCGGATGAAAAAAGAAAAATAATAGGCAATGAATTCATAGCTGTTTTTGAGGAAGAAGCAGGAAAGATTTCAGGAGTGACTTATCTCTTGCAGGGCACCCTCTATCCAGATGTTATAGAAAGCGTTCCTATATATGGGTCTTCTTCAAAAATAAAAAGGCACCATAATGTCGGAGGACTGCCAGAAAAAATGGGTTTGAAGGTTGTTGAGCCATTCAATCGCTTATTTAAAGACGAGGTAAGAAAGATAGCAGAAGATAAGCTTAAAATGCCAAAAGAAATTGTGTGGCGGCAGCCTTTCCCAGGCCCGGGATTGGCTGTGCGCATTATAGGAGAAATTACGCCTGGAAAATTGTCGATAGTGAGAAGAGCTGATGCTATCTTTATTGAAGAGCTGAAGAAAAGAGACCTTTATTACAAAATCAGCCAGGCATTTGCTGTTTTAACAGATACTAAATCAGTCGGGGTTATGGGAGATGCCGGCACTTATCAGGCCAATATTGGGCTGCGGGCTGTAGTAACAAAGGATTACATGACTGCGGATATTTATCATTTTGACTGGAACGATCTGCAAGCAATAACCAACAGGATCATTAATGAAGTCAAAGGCATCAATAATGTCGCTTATTATTTAGGCCAAAAGCCGCCTGCTACAATAGAATTGGAGTGA